A genomic region of Bubalus kerabau isolate K-KA32 ecotype Philippines breed swamp buffalo chromosome 10, PCC_UOA_SB_1v2, whole genome shotgun sequence contains the following coding sequences:
- the LOC129622052 gene encoding histone H2B 1/2-like: protein MVNQRVNVSSKMNGHYLKKLTIATWAFLPPDTGISSKAMGIMNSFVKDIFERIAGEASCLAHYNKRSTITSREIHTAVRLLLPGELAKHSMSEGTKAVTKYTSSK, encoded by the exons ATGGTGAACCAGAGAGTGAATGTGTCTTCTAAAATGAATGGGCACTACTTAAAAAAACTAACCATTGCTACGTGGGCAT TTCTGCCTCCGGACACCGGCATCTCGTCCAAGGCCAtgggaatcatgaactccttcgtcAAGGACATTTTCGAGCGCATCGCTGGCGAGGCATCATGCCTGGCACATTACAACAAGCGCTCGactatcacatccagggagatccaCACCGCCGTgcgcttgctgctacctggggagctggccaagcactCCATGTCtgagggcactaaggctgtcaccaagtataccagctccaagtaa